TGGTCCAGCGGGAGCAGGGAAGAGTACGATCGCCGCCCGCTTAGCCCGCAAGCTCGATCTTGTGAACTTGGAGAGCGGGGCAATGTACCGCGCCTTGGCGCTAAAGGCGATCCGCTCGGACGTATCCTTCGATGATGAAGCGGCGCTGCTTGCCCTGGCAAAGAATTCCGACATACGGCTTGAGCCGACGTCCGAGGGCAATCGTGTTCTGCTCGATGGGGTGGACGTTTCGCGGCGTATCCGGGAACAAGATGTAACCGATGCAGCCTCACGGGTCTCTGTGCATCCGGCAGTGCGGTCCTGGATGGTAGCCCGCCAGCGGGAGATGGGCGAGGGTGGCGGGGTGGTCATGGAAGGCCGGGACATTGGCTCCAAAGTATTTCCCGATGCCGATGTTAAGATTTTTTTGGATGCGCATCCGGAGATCCGACAGAGCCGGCGCATCTTACAAGGTAGCGGCGTAACCCGTGAACAGGCTGAAAAAATGGCGGCAGAGTTGCTTGAGCGGGACCGCCGGGACCGAACGCGTGCCGCATCTCCCCTTGCGCCCGCGGCGGACGCTGTCATAATTGATTCCAGCGATCTTTCGGTAGACGAAGTAGTTTCAAGAATTGAAAGGCTGATAACAGAGAAGATGCAGATGCGGGCCTAGCATGCAAGTTGGCTACGCCAATTATCAAAAGGGTTGAGGTCGGCCATGCCAAGAATCATTCGTGAATGCGTGCAAGTTGTGGAACCATTGCCGGGAAACCATACCAAAGTTCTGGTTGAGTCCGACAAAGAATCAGCAGTGTCGGAAACTCACTGGAATATTCCCACAGACGCGATTCCCGTCCATCTCCGGCCAACCGGATCACGGTTTGTAGTGGTGTTGGAAGAGCCGTCCGGTCTTCCCGCCAGCACCGTCGCTCAATTGCAGGGATCGTGGAAGCTCACGATTGTTGAGCTGCCCACCACCGAAGGCAGAGGTAAGAGAGAAGACGCCTGAAAGTATGATTTGAAATTGAGTGATCGGGTAATTGGAAAGTATTGCGTGAGTTGACTCACGTGGGCACAGGCGCCTCGCCTGTGCGGGCGAGCCAAGCTCGCCGAGGGTGGCACGGCTGCCCCTACGTGAATCACGAAAAGTTGACCGTATCACTTCCTGCTAGCCTGCTTTGCGGATTTCGATGGAACCGTAGTCGTTGACGATTTCCACGCGGACTCCGTTCGTACCGACCGCACCTGTCGCCGTCGTCTGGTTTCCGGAGCTATTTACCTGCACCTGACTGAAATCGCTTTCAATGTCACCGCTGTGAGTCCGCGCGTCTATGCTGAAGCTGGCATTGGCCGGGAGCATCACCTGCACGTCGCCTTTAGTGTTAATGATCCGGATGTTCCCCAGAGGAAGTTTGTCGGCATGCAATTGGACTGAACCATTGCTGTCCTCCAGGCGAATGTCGCCGGAAACATCTTCAAGGTTCACGTCTTTGGACCTGGTCATGAGCCGCAGCGGACCAGCCACTGACTTGGCGTGCAAGTCGCCGGACTGCATGGTGAGTTCGCCATCCAGCCTGGCAAAACCCATCTCGGTGCGAGACGACTTGAAACTGACCGCTCTGGCAATTTTCGAGAGGTTAATGTCTCCAAAGTAGTCGCCGGTCATGCTGACTGAGCCGGCAATGTCCGCAATGGTAGCGTCATCCACTCGGCCGTCTACTGTTAAATCGGCTTTAATTTTTGAGGCATTGATTGACCCTTTGTGAATGACCACCGCGGCGCGACCGCGAAGTTCGCTGATCGCAACGTCGCCATGGGTCACCGCTACTTTCAACTCCCCGTCGCGTTCGTGCACGGTTACATCTCCATGTTTACTGGCAATGTCAACCGGTGCTTTCCGGGGAATAAAGATCTCCAGGTCGGTGGAAACGGAATGCTCGCCTGCGCCGGTCGTATTGGCATTTACCGTCATTAGATTGCCGGCAACTGAAATCGTCGGCCGGGTCTGGGAATCGATCTTTTTGGAGTCCTGTTCGTTATCGGCCGATATGCGTTTGTGCACGACTACCCTGATCTTATTTTCGTCGGATGGGTTAACGGTTACCGCCCCCCGGTCTGAAACGACGCGCAGAGTGCCGCCGGGAGGAAAAGTTTGCTCGAGTTGATCGTCGAAGTTGTAACTGTTACCGCCGGCCCAGGGGAAGTGGCTGTCCCCGATGTCCACTTCATCACCCAGCGCTCTCCAATCCACATGAGAGGCATGGGTGGCAATAAGGCCGGCGAGGATGAGGAACAGCAACAGGAATACTCCCCCAACACCGATGCCTGACGGACGGGTGGCTTGGCGCTGCGCCTGGTAGTCCTCAAGCAGTTTGATCACGCCCCATACGATGATCAGCACCGGCCAGTAACGCGCAAACCATTCTCCCAGCGAGCGCCAGGTGATGACGTGCATGTTCCCAAGTAGAAAGATCACTCCGAGCGCAATGAGCACGACCGGGCCGGCGAAAGAGCGCCGGGACCGCGGAGCCATCACGGGCGCGGGACTAGACACGGTTTACCTCCTCCGAGGAGGGCTGTTGCTCTGGGGAGGCAGGCGGAGCTGAGTCCCCAGGGGGCAAGGTTGAACCGCCAGATGTGCCGGAGATGTTGCTCTGAAGAATCTTGACCAGTCCAATAACCAGCAGCAGTATGGGCCAGGTGCGGCTCAAACTTATAACGTTCAGTTCCTGGAGCAGCAGCAGCACACCGACGGTGAACAGCACGGTGGGCCTCATCAGGCCACGCATACACTGGTCTGGGGTGCTGGGACGAGATCCGCCCGCATAGCCGAATCGACGAAGCAACT
The DNA window shown above is from Terriglobales bacterium and carries:
- the cmk gene encoding (d)CMP kinase, coding for MNRFPSGSGAGESRRKPIIAIDGPAGAGKSTIAARLARKLDLVNLESGAMYRALALKAIRSDVSFDDEAALLALAKNSDIRLEPTSEGNRVLLDGVDVSRRIREQDVTDAASRVSVHPAVRSWMVARQREMGEGGGVVMEGRDIGSKVFPDADVKIFLDAHPEIRQSRRILQGSGVTREQAEKMAAELLERDRRDRTRAASPLAPAADAVIIDSSDLSVDEVVSRIERLITEKMQMRA
- a CDS encoding DUF4097 family beta strand repeat-containing protein; the encoded protein is MSSPAPVMAPRSRRSFAGPVVLIALGVIFLLGNMHVITWRSLGEWFARYWPVLIIVWGVIKLLEDYQAQRQATRPSGIGVGGVFLLLFLILAGLIATHASHVDWRALGDEVDIGDSHFPWAGGNSYNFDDQLEQTFPPGGTLRVVSDRGAVTVNPSDENKIRVVVHKRISADNEQDSKKIDSQTRPTISVAGNLMTVNANTTGAGEHSVSTDLEIFIPRKAPVDIASKHGDVTVHERDGELKVAVTHGDVAISELRGRAAVVIHKGSINASKIKADLTVDGRVDDATIADIAGSVSMTGDYFGDINLSKIARAVSFKSSRTEMGFARLDGELTMQSGDLHAKSVAGPLRLMTRSKDVNLEDVSGDIRLEDSNGSVQLHADKLPLGNIRIINTKGDVQVMLPANASFSIDARTHSGDIESDFSQVQVNSSGNQTTATGAVGTNGVRVEIVNDYGSIEIRKAG